A single Reichenbachiella ulvae DNA region contains:
- a CDS encoding DUF6943 family protein, producing the protein MYLIQSYSVNSSLQADFYIQSKASHAGKRMREPSANCFIVLTDRSQLLPDYFYYMVL; encoded by the coding sequence ATGTATCTTATTCAAAGCTATTCAGTCAATTCTTCTTTACAAGCAGACTTTTATATCCAATCGAAAGCGAGTCATGCTGGTAAACGAATGCGAGAGCCATCAGCAAATTGTTTCATTGTTTTAACGGATAGATCCCAGTTACTACCAGACTATTTTTACTATATGGTATTA